One region of Flavobacterium sp. GSB-24 genomic DNA includes:
- a CDS encoding rod shape-determining protein, whose product MWLSELMIREIAVDLGKSNTLIINEDEIVIDSPSIVARDLVKKKIIAVGRDAYLMQGKTHSNIKTIRPIKEGVIADFDAAEKMMGKFIGGIPALKLNFFPFSLRMLICMPLSISEIEIRAIREAGKKIGIKEVCLIYEPLAAAIGIGLDVMNPQGNMIVNIGSGTTEIAVICLGEIICSKSIKIAGDVFTEDILGYLKTEHQIQIGLVSAEKLKIEAGSAIDELEKNPEEVTVSGKKLANGIITNLKVGRREISKALDDSICRIEEAIIFTLSMVPPEIAADIYKRGLYLTGGGAFLRGLDRRIEMKTCLKVSIGEDPLRAAVKGANTVLKNKIKYSAMISSLR is encoded by the coding sequence ATGTGGCTGTCAGAATTGATGATAAGGGAAATAGCCGTTGACTTGGGAAAATCTAATACTTTGATAATTAATGAAGATGAAATTGTTATTGACAGCCCAAGTATAGTGGCTAGGGACCTCGTGAAAAAGAAAATTATTGCTGTAGGCAGAGATGCGTATTTAATGCAGGGCAAAACACACAGCAATATAAAGACCATTCGTCCTATCAAGGAAGGGGTAATTGCCGACTTTGATGCCGCAGAGAAAATGATGGGCAAATTTATTGGTGGTATACCTGCATTAAAATTAAATTTCTTTCCATTTTCACTTCGTATGCTTATCTGTATGCCTTTGTCAATTAGTGAAATTGAAATTAGAGCCATCAGAGAGGCGGGCAAAAAAATAGGAATAAAAGAAGTTTGTTTGATCTATGAGCCGCTAGCAGCCGCAATAGGAATTGGCTTAGATGTTATGAATCCTCAAGGAAATATGATCGTTAATATAGGCAGCGGCACTACTGAAATTGCTGTGATTTGTCTTGGTGAGATCATTTGCAGTAAGTCTATAAAAATTGCAGGCGATGTTTTTACTGAAGATATTTTAGGTTATCTTAAGACAGAACATCAGATTCAGATTGGTTTAGTCTCAGCAGAAAAATTAAAAATTGAAGCCGGCTCAGCAATCGATGAACTTGAAAAAAATCCTGAAGAAGTAACTGTCAGTGGAAAAAAATTAGCAAATGGCATAATAACTAATCTCAAAGTCGGCCGCAGAGAAATTTCCAAAGCTCTGGATGATTCAATATGCAGAATAGAAGAGGCAATAATATTTACTCTTTCCATGGTTCCGCCAGAAATAGCAGCAGATATCTATAAACGAGGATTATATCTAACTGGAGGAGGTGCCTTTCTTCGCGGTCTTGATCGGAGAATAGAAATGAAGACCTGCTTAAAAGTGTCTATAGGAGAAGATCCCTTACGAGCCGCCGTCAAAGGCGCTAATACAGTTTTGAAAAATAAAATCAAGTACAGTGCAATGATTTCTTCACTTAGATAA
- a CDS encoding OmpA family protein has product MKNIIAIGTFIIFNAFSLNAFCQKNLTSGDKNFERYAFIDAIKTYERIAAKGFKSEIMFKKLGDSYYYNAQYKEAAKWYGELYAMNDLQDSEYDFRYSQCLKSAGQIKRADQIMQRLAAKDKSDSRGALNKNDKNYMKKIISNSGRYAIYECSFNSPYSDFGAFVRSGKVYFTSARDTGNFVKNKHQWTDRYFTHIYAADIDSIRGSAGKSKPSKVNINSLSKFNECSLIFTKDGKTAYFTGNNFTGGKLKKSEKGITFLKIYSGRVENDNITDVQELSFNGDNYSSAHPALSSDEKTLFFASDRPGTLGKSDIFKVSIGENGVFGEVINLGPSINTEGRETYPFISKENEIYFASDGHPGLGGLDVFVGAFEDDGSVGFIQNIGSDINTSGDDFAYVIDSESRKGFFSSNKNDTGTDEIYSFLEAKKIVPEKEELNGHVMDSETGLLLPGTTLELYDSKMVLKSKTVADSTASYSFFVEAGQNYTIRASLQDYFTRELKVKTVRENKKKDFLVLLDKSRCKIVVGDDLGKCFGIKMIYFDLNKSEINKDEVFELEKILDVLMQHPSLKLAIRSHTDSRNTAIYNQVLSARRAKSTVDWLIKNGISPDRLTGEGFGESELTNNCGDGVKCTEEEHQKNRRSQFIIKEL; this is encoded by the coding sequence ATGAAAAATATTATTGCAATTGGAACCTTCATTATATTCAATGCATTTTCGCTTAATGCCTTTTGCCAGAAGAATTTAACTTCGGGGGATAAAAATTTTGAAAGGTATGCATTTATTGATGCCATTAAAACATATGAAAGAATAGCAGCAAAAGGATTTAAGTCTGAAATCATGTTTAAAAAACTTGGGGATTCGTACTATTATAACGCCCAATATAAGGAGGCTGCTAAATGGTATGGAGAACTATATGCCATGAACGATTTGCAAGATTCTGAATACGATTTCCGCTATTCGCAATGTTTAAAGTCGGCCGGACAAATAAAAAGAGCTGATCAAATCATGCAGAGGCTTGCAGCTAAAGATAAAAGTGACAGCCGGGGAGCTTTAAATAAGAATGACAAAAATTATATGAAAAAGATAATTTCAAATTCAGGAAGATATGCAATTTACGAGTGCAGTTTTAATTCGCCCTATTCTGATTTCGGCGCATTTGTCAGATCTGGAAAGGTTTACTTTACATCAGCCAGAGATACCGGTAATTTTGTCAAAAACAAGCACCAGTGGACTGACCGTTATTTTACTCATATATACGCTGCCGATATTGATAGTATTAGAGGTTCAGCAGGCAAGAGCAAACCTTCTAAGGTTAATATAAATTCACTAAGTAAATTTAATGAGTGTTCGCTGATATTTACCAAAGATGGCAAGACTGCCTATTTTACAGGCAACAATTTTACTGGAGGGAAATTGAAGAAAAGCGAGAAGGGAATAACCTTTCTTAAAATTTACAGTGGAAGGGTAGAAAATGATAACATTACCGATGTACAGGAACTGTCTTTTAATGGAGATAATTATAGCAGCGCGCATCCTGCACTTAGTTCGGATGAGAAAACTTTGTTTTTTGCATCTGATAGGCCTGGAACGTTAGGTAAGTCTGATATTTTTAAAGTAAGTATAGGAGAGAACGGAGTATTTGGTGAAGTTATAAATCTTGGTCCAAGCATTAATACAGAAGGCAGGGAAACCTACCCTTTTATAAGCAAAGAAAATGAAATTTATTTTGCATCAGACGGGCATCCAGGCCTCGGAGGTCTTGATGTTTTTGTAGGTGCATTTGAGGATGATGGCTCGGTGGGGTTTATTCAAAATATAGGTTCTGATATCAATACTTCGGGAGACGATTTTGCATACGTGATAGATTCTGAATCAAGGAAAGGTTTCTTTTCGTCCAACAAAAATGACACAGGAACCGATGAGATATACAGTTTTCTGGAAGCAAAAAAAATAGTTCCTGAAAAAGAGGAGCTTAACGGCCACGTGATGGATTCTGAAACTGGATTACTGCTTCCAGGAACAACTTTAGAATTGTATGATTCAAAGATGGTTTTAAAAAGCAAAACAGTAGCAGATTCTACTGCGAGTTACAGCTTTTTTGTTGAGGCGGGTCAGAATTACACTATTAGGGCATCGTTACAGGATTACTTTACCCGAGAACTAAAAGTTAAGACCGTCAGGGAAAATAAGAAAAAAGACTTTTTAGTACTCCTTGATAAATCGAGATGTAAAATTGTTGTCGGAGATGATTTAGGGAAATGTTTTGGCATAAAAATGATCTACTTCGATTTGAATAAGTCAGAAATTAATAAAGATGAAGTTTTTGAATTGGAGAAAATTCTTGATGTTCTGATGCAGCATCCTTCATTAAAATTAGCTATCCGTTCGCATACAGATAGCAGGAATACTGCCATATATAATCAGGTTTTATCGGCTCGCAGAGCAAAATCTACAGTTGATTGGCTGATTAAGAATGGCATATCTCCTGATAGATTAACAGGAGAAGGTTTTGGAGAATCTGAATTGACGAATAATTGCGGCGACGGGGTGAAATGCACAGAGGAGGAGCACCAAAAAAATAGGCGAAGCCAATTTATTATTAAAGAACTCTAA
- a CDS encoding type IX secretion system membrane protein PorP/SprF translates to MKTNFLMPIMLLSIFFCHAQQDSQFTQYMYNTININPAYAGSRGVLSLFGLHRSQWIGMDGAPESNAVSINTPINESNIGLGVSLISDKIGPTSDTKISADLSYTIQTSDSWKLSFGVKATASIFNLDVAKLNPQISGDPQFQNSISEFSPNIGTGIYWHSNKGYIGLSVPGFIQTQHYNDNDLAIYKEQINYYLIGGCILNLSQEVKFKPAFLVKLVEGAPLQADISANFLFFEKLTIGAAYRWDAAVSAIAGFQISNGLYLGYGYDSETTKLRKYNSGSHEIFLRFEFFKKYDRITTGRFF, encoded by the coding sequence ATGAAAACAAATTTTTTAATGCCCATTATGCTCCTGAGCATCTTTTTTTGCCATGCCCAGCAAGATTCTCAGTTTACCCAATATATGTACAACACGATCAATATAAATCCGGCGTATGCTGGATCGAGGGGAGTTTTAAGCTTATTTGGCCTGCATAGAAGCCAATGGATTGGCATGGATGGTGCTCCTGAAAGCAATGCAGTCTCGATTAATACCCCGATAAATGAGAGCAATATCGGGCTGGGAGTTTCATTGATCAGCGATAAAATTGGTCCTACAAGCGATACTAAGATTTCTGCTGACCTTTCTTATACGATTCAAACATCAGATTCATGGAAACTTTCTTTTGGAGTAAAAGCGACGGCCTCTATTTTCAATCTCGATGTAGCAAAATTAAACCCTCAAATTTCGGGAGATCCGCAATTTCAAAATTCGATCAGTGAGTTTTCGCCAAATATAGGTACAGGGATTTACTGGCATTCGAATAAAGGGTACATTGGGCTTTCGGTGCCCGGTTTTATCCAAACCCAGCACTATAATGATAATGATCTGGCAATTTATAAGGAACAGATAAACTATTATCTCATCGGAGGATGTATACTTAATCTTTCACAAGAAGTGAAATTCAAGCCTGCCTTTTTAGTTAAACTTGTTGAAGGGGCGCCGCTTCAGGCAGATATATCTGCAAATTTTCTATTTTTTGAAAAGTTGACAATTGGCGCAGCGTACAGGTGGGATGCAGCAGTAAGCGCAATAGCCGGTTTTCAAATTTCTAACGGATTATATCTAGGATATGGATATGATAGTGAAACAACTAAACTGAGAAAATACAATTCTGGCTCACATGAAATTTTTCTGCGCTTTGAGTTTTTCAAAAAATATGACAGAATTACTACCGGACGTTTCTTTTAA
- a CDS encoding gliding motility-associated C-terminal domain-containing protein, with amino-acid sequence MKNILSHLCLLLLLPALQKTYPQTVNLGDLYVSAGTVVSTLMPMDNRLAAKLINDGDFYLYNHYNNDGKVTFTAGSKTGTTYMVGVSGAQNISGNAAMDWCNAIFNNKETQPAFYLSNGVRIFGSSTFQKGILDNTSYNGKLFFMEDAEAVNANDDSYVNGLVQKNGKADFHFPIGAGGQYRYAGISFLNNAENAFGGRYFFENSNLNYPHVNSQKEISLIDDREYWSVEKTKDGSGAIISLTWDEDTTPSAIYAAPLDELHIIRWDESKKIWVDEGGTADPFAKEISTVVQASDYGIFTLARFSGTAQDSCKSITVFNAVSPNGDNINDYLTINGLADCGSENSIEIYNRWGVKVYETINYGSNDNFFRGYSQGRTTISQKELLPPGTYFYVLYLKNQSGAKTKQKAGYLFLSW; translated from the coding sequence ATGAAAAATATTTTAAGCCATTTATGCCTACTTCTGCTATTGCCCGCTTTGCAGAAAACCTATCCGCAAACAGTTAATTTAGGAGATTTATATGTAAGTGCTGGGACTGTAGTTTCAACCTTAATGCCTATGGATAATAGGCTTGCGGCAAAATTAATAAATGATGGGGACTTTTATTTGTATAACCATTACAATAATGATGGCAAAGTGACATTCACAGCTGGCTCAAAAACGGGAACTACATACATGGTTGGCGTTTCGGGCGCTCAGAATATTTCTGGAAATGCTGCTATGGACTGGTGCAATGCCATATTTAATAACAAAGAGACGCAGCCAGCTTTTTACCTGTCAAATGGAGTGCGAATATTTGGCAGCTCGACTTTTCAAAAAGGCATACTAGATAATACATCTTATAATGGGAAGCTCTTTTTTATGGAAGATGCAGAAGCAGTAAATGCCAATGACGATTCTTATGTAAACGGATTGGTTCAAAAAAATGGAAAAGCTGATTTCCATTTCCCTATCGGCGCAGGCGGACAGTATAGATATGCAGGCATTTCATTTCTTAATAATGCAGAAAATGCTTTTGGTGGAAGATATTTTTTTGAAAATTCAAACTTGAATTATCCTCACGTTAATAGTCAGAAAGAGATTAGTTTAATTGATGATAGAGAGTATTGGTCTGTAGAGAAAACAAAAGATGGCAGCGGGGCAATTATAAGTCTTACATGGGACGAAGACACAACACCGTCAGCTATTTATGCTGCTCCTTTAGACGAGCTGCATATTATTCGTTGGGATGAGTCCAAAAAAATATGGGTCGATGAAGGCGGAACAGCAGATCCTTTTGCAAAAGAAATTAGCACAGTGGTTCAGGCTTCAGATTACGGCATTTTCACCTTAGCGCGATTCAGCGGTACTGCGCAGGATTCCTGCAAATCAATAACGGTCTTTAATGCAGTGTCTCCTAATGGAGATAATATCAATGATTATCTTACAATTAACGGTTTAGCAGATTGTGGCAGCGAGAATTCCATTGAAATATATAATCGATGGGGCGTTAAGGTATACGAAACGATCAATTACGGATCTAATGATAACTTTTTTAGAGGTTACTCCCAAGGAAGAACAACGATTTCCCAAAAAGAGCTGCTGCCGCCTGGGACCTATTTTTACGTTTTATATCTTAAAAATCAAAGTGGCGCAAAAACAAAACAGAAAGCGGGATACCTGTTCTTAAGCTGGTAG
- a CDS encoding AraC family transcriptional regulator produces MNDINSLTMDKVAMKIDALKFNFVKYCLPLLLLKHFFLIVLNYYFSNLLSVFAGAIFMGIVLGIYLSYLFSPNYHMKLTSISCVLFLFFDLIYGFLNHTASLFLYMNIFLFPWILYMFYSLRKTIFITCSTMLVYPADAFFGRYFQLAQQSRQYESYTLACLLFFNLALLILIVYYGTEINKYNAILFFETEKTLHANRNSEQKREIEAKVNISFQRIFEKVDLYMKTQEPWRNPDYSLEQLAQDLRLSVIQISSAVNYSTKNNFKSYLNDYRLNAFVEEIKNHESKDFLMKELYMDLGFNSRATFNRNFKTKFRKTPQEFVAMHVF; encoded by the coding sequence ATGAATGATATAAACTCACTTACAATGGATAAAGTTGCAATGAAAATAGATGCGCTTAAGTTTAATTTTGTAAAATATTGCTTGCCTTTACTGCTTTTAAAACATTTTTTTCTCATTGTACTAAATTATTATTTCAGCAATTTATTATCAGTTTTTGCTGGTGCGATCTTTATGGGAATTGTCCTGGGAATTTATTTATCTTATCTTTTTTCGCCAAATTATCATATGAAACTGACCAGTATAAGCTGTGTTTTATTTTTGTTTTTTGATTTAATTTATGGATTTCTAAACCATACAGCTTCGCTGTTTCTTTATATGAATATATTTTTATTTCCTTGGATCCTGTACATGTTTTATTCATTGAGAAAAACGATTTTTATCACCTGCAGCACCATGCTGGTTTATCCTGCCGATGCGTTCTTTGGCCGCTATTTTCAGCTTGCCCAGCAAAGCAGGCAATACGAAAGCTATACTCTTGCTTGTCTTTTGTTTTTTAATCTGGCATTGCTAATTCTTATCGTATATTATGGAACTGAAATAAACAAATACAATGCAATATTATTTTTTGAAACGGAAAAAACTTTACACGCAAACAGAAATTCCGAACAAAAAAGGGAAATAGAGGCAAAAGTTAATATTTCCTTCCAAAGGATATTTGAAAAAGTTGATTTATATATGAAAACTCAGGAGCCTTGGAGAAATCCAGATTATAGTTTAGAGCAGTTGGCGCAGGATCTCCGCTTAAGTGTTATTCAGATTTCCAGCGCTGTAAACTACAGCACGAAGAATAATTTTAAAAGTTATCTAAATGATTATAGACTCAATGCATTTGTTGAGGAGATTAAAAATCATGAAAGCAAGGATTTTTTAATGAAAGAACTTTACATGGATCTGGGGTTTAATAGTCGCGCCACATTTAATAGAAATTTTAAAACCAAGTTTAGAAAAACGCCTCAAGAATTTGTTGCAATGCATGTTTTTTAA